In one Pseudomonas hydrolytica genomic region, the following are encoded:
- a CDS encoding DnaJ domain-containing protein, with product MLWPATMLGAAAGLALASIPGALLGGLLGQALDRRLRLHGCDNLRERLGGRAAPADDELLFLMLGRLAKSDGRVVQRHIQQARSEMQRLALDEAGQRRAIEAFSRGKTGRDNLRRPLQRQRERAEQLLRACWRMAWVDGRVPPSERELILLWGKWLGWDSARLDVLGEEYAPRRGQQPTPAGGSYQEALRLLGVNEGSEPEQIKRAYRRLLSRHHPDKLAGSGASPERIREATETTRQLHQAYAVVRQRRGLR from the coding sequence GTGCTCTGGCCGGCGACCATGCTCGGGGCTGCCGCAGGCCTGGCGCTGGCCAGCATTCCCGGTGCGCTGCTCGGCGGGCTGCTCGGGCAGGCGCTGGATCGCCGCCTGCGTCTGCACGGCTGTGACAATCTGCGCGAGCGCCTTGGCGGACGTGCTGCCCCGGCGGACGACGAATTGCTGTTTCTGATGCTCGGTCGTCTGGCCAAGAGCGATGGCCGCGTGGTGCAGCGCCACATCCAGCAGGCGCGCTCGGAGATGCAGCGTCTGGCGCTCGATGAGGCTGGGCAGCGGCGCGCCATCGAGGCCTTCTCCCGTGGCAAGACCGGGCGCGACAATCTGCGCCGACCGCTGCAGCGCCAGCGCGAGCGTGCCGAGCAACTGCTACGTGCCTGTTGGCGTATGGCCTGGGTCGACGGACGAGTGCCGCCCAGCGAACGTGAATTGATCCTGTTGTGGGGCAAGTGGCTGGGCTGGGACAGTGCCCGTCTCGACGTCCTGGGCGAGGAATATGCGCCGCGCCGAGGACAGCAACCGACCCCGGCGGGTGGCAGTTACCAGGAGGCCTTGCGCCTGCTCGGGGTGAACGAAGGCAGCGAGCCGGAGCAGATCAAACGCGCCTATCGCCGCCTGCTCAGCCGCCATCATCCGGACAAGCTGGCCGGCTCCGGCGCCTCACCGGAACGAATTCGCGAGGCGACCGAAACCACCCGTCAGTTGCATCAGGCCTATGCGGTGGTGCGCCAGCGTCGAGGTCTGCGCTAG
- the murU gene encoding N-acetylmuramate alpha-1-phosphate uridylyltransferase MurU yields the protein MKAMILAAGKGERLRPLTLHTPKPLVKAAGVPLIEYHVRALVAAGFTELVINHAWLGQQIEDYLGDGSRFGAHIVYSPEGEPLETGGGIFKALPLLGDEPFLVVNGDIFTDYPFAELRKPMSGLAHLVLVDNPAHHPHGDFVLAMGQVQDAESLGERLTYSGIAVLHPRLFAACQPGAFKLAPLLRSAMQQGQVSGERHAGCWIDVGTHERLAEVERLLQEVR from the coding sequence ATGAAGGCGATGATCCTCGCCGCCGGCAAGGGTGAACGCCTGCGTCCGCTGACCCTGCATACGCCGAAACCGCTGGTGAAGGCGGCTGGCGTACCGTTGATCGAGTATCACGTCCGCGCCCTGGTCGCCGCCGGCTTCACCGAGCTGGTGATCAACCACGCCTGGTTGGGCCAGCAGATCGAGGACTACCTCGGTGATGGCTCGCGCTTTGGCGCGCACATCGTTTACTCACCCGAGGGCGAGCCTCTGGAAACCGGCGGTGGCATCTTCAAGGCGCTACCGCTGTTGGGTGATGAGCCATTTCTGGTGGTCAACGGCGACATCTTTACCGATTACCCGTTCGCCGAGCTGCGCAAGCCCATGAGCGGCCTGGCGCATCTGGTGCTGGTGGACAACCCGGCGCATCACCCGCACGGAGACTTTGTTCTGGCGATGGGTCAGGTACAGGACGCCGAGTCGCTGGGCGAGCGCCTGACCTACAGCGGTATCGCTGTATTGCATCCGCGTCTGTTCGCCGCCTGCCAGCCAGGCGCTTTCAAGCTGGCGCCGCTGCTGCGCTCGGCCATGCAACAGGGGCAGGTCAGCGGTGAGCGCCATGCCGGGTGCTGGATCGACGTTGGCACCCATGAGCGCCTGGCCGAGGTGGAACGCCTGCTGCAGGAGGTACGCTAG
- a CDS encoding aminoglycoside phosphotransferase family protein has product MPEHDVRLQHLQVWLAEQLPLLFAERGWGPVPAAELTPASSDASFRRYFRWQSGARSLILMDAPPPQENCEPFVRIAALLASASVHVPQVLAANLEQGFLVLDDLGRQTYLEVIDEANADSLFADAIDALLAQQLLPMDADLPHYDEALLRRELQLFPEWYVQRHLQVEFKAEQQAAWQRISQLLIDSALAQPKVLVHRDFMPRNLMHSSPNPGVLDFQDAVYGPVTYDITCLFKDAFLSWPEARVQGWLQGYWERARAAGIPVQASLEDFLRASDLMGVQRHLKVIGIFARICHRDGKPKYLGDVPRFFAYIRAVLARRPELAELGELFASLAIEEGALA; this is encoded by the coding sequence ATGCCTGAACACGATGTACGTCTGCAACACCTGCAAGTCTGGCTCGCCGAGCAATTGCCACTGCTGTTCGCCGAGCGAGGCTGGGGCCCGGTGCCGGCTGCCGAGCTGACCCCCGCAAGCAGCGATGCCAGTTTTCGCCGCTATTTCCGTTGGCAGAGCGGGGCGCGCAGCCTGATCCTGATGGACGCGCCGCCGCCGCAGGAGAACTGCGAGCCCTTCGTGCGCATCGCTGCACTACTGGCCAGTGCCAGCGTGCATGTGCCGCAGGTGCTGGCTGCCAATCTCGAGCAGGGCTTTCTGGTGCTGGATGATCTGGGCCGCCAGACCTATCTCGAGGTGATCGACGAGGCCAATGCCGATTCGCTGTTCGCCGATGCCATCGATGCGCTGCTGGCCCAGCAGCTCTTGCCGATGGACGCCGATCTGCCGCATTACGACGAGGCCCTGCTGCGCCGCGAGCTGCAACTGTTTCCCGAGTGGTACGTGCAGCGCCACCTGCAGGTCGAGTTCAAAGCCGAGCAGCAGGCGGCCTGGCAGCGCATCAGCCAACTGCTGATCGACAGCGCCCTGGCCCAGCCCAAGGTGCTGGTGCATCGCGATTTCATGCCGCGCAATCTGATGCACAGCTCGCCCAATCCCGGCGTGCTGGACTTTCAGGATGCCGTATACGGCCCGGTGACCTATGACATCACCTGCCTGTTCAAGGATGCCTTTCTCAGCTGGCCCGAGGCGCGGGTGCAGGGCTGGCTGCAGGGATACTGGGAACGGGCACGGGCGGCCGGTATTCCGGTGCAGGCGTCGCTGGAGGACTTCCTGCGCGCCAGCGATCTGATGGGGGTGCAGCGCCACCTCAAGGTGATCGGCATCTTCGCGCGCATCTGCCATCGCGACGGCAAGCCCAAGTATCTGGGTGACGTGCCGCGCTTCTTCGCTTACATCCGCGCCGTACTGGCGCGCCGGCCGGAACTGGCCGAGTTGGGTGAGCTGTTCGCCAGCCTGGCGATAGAAGAAGGGGCACTTGCATGA
- a CDS encoding LPS-assembly protein LptD encodes MAVKHPAFRKKFPLLVTGSLLALQPAFSLQSFAAEQYDCQASPTGGWACAPKTATSALPPRPQHSRSAVSTTSGSATATATKQEPAPVLVTESKGRALASRSPDYSHLDWVPRDKLTAAQLAEAGPYCAGAYIEPLRPGMDDTTPLDESPMYVSAKASRYEQEKQIATLAGDVVLRQSGMQVEADEASLHQAENRGELVGNVRLRDKGTLVVGDRAELQLDNGEARIDNAEYVMHQAHVRGSALYAKREETAIIRLKDGTYTRCEPGDNAWHLKGNNVTLNPATGFGTATNVTLRVKDIPVFYTPYIYFPIDDRRQSGFLPPSMGTSSDNGFSLQTPYYFNLAPNYDATLYPTYMAKRGLLMEGEFRYLTESSEGQVGGAWLNDQEDERKLQSEYEDQRWMYSWQHKQGLNSRLLAEVDYTDISDPYYFQDLDTDLGIETTTYVNQRGTLTYRGDSYRARLNLHAYELANITDVTPYDRLPQITLDGKLPFNPGGLDFTYGTEYVRFDRDLRSGFFINEDGVAEQSWYDTRIRGLARATGERVHLEPAVSLPLDWTWGFIKPQVKYMQTHYDISLDQQGKNTLLAEQTYKGTQNRGVGLFSVDSGLYFDRNTQLFGKDFRQTLEPRAFYLYVPEEDQTDIPIFDTGEPTFSYASLWRENRFSGKDRIGDENKLSLGVTSRWIEPNGFERQRFSIGQAFYFEDRKVQLAGIDYRGRQDATSDVSPYALEYLYRFNRDWRFSSTFNWDPDQHATRSGSAMFHYQPEDNPNKVVNLGYRYRNDTVRYDRDSGTWTTNPDYGTPGSPNYIKNYYKIDQHDFSVIWPLVPQWSLISRWQYDYGRNRTLEAFGGFEYDSCCWKLRLINRYWIDYDEVSLNPSRNDEPDRGIFLQIVLKGLGGVVGNKVETFLDQGIQGYREREDQAF; translated from the coding sequence ATGGCAGTAAAACACCCCGCGTTCCGCAAGAAATTCCCGCTGCTGGTTACCGGCAGTCTTCTGGCCTTACAGCCCGCGTTCAGCCTACAGTCCTTTGCCGCCGAGCAATACGATTGCCAGGCGTCGCCTACGGGCGGCTGGGCCTGTGCGCCAAAGACAGCCACCAGCGCCCTGCCTCCGCGTCCACAGCACAGCCGTAGCGCTGTCAGCACCACCAGCGGCTCTGCCACAGCAACTGCCACCAAGCAGGAACCGGCTCCGGTGTTGGTCACCGAGAGCAAGGGGCGCGCCCTGGCTTCGCGCAGTCCTGATTACAGTCATTTGGACTGGGTCCCGCGCGATAAGTTGACCGCCGCTCAGCTGGCCGAAGCAGGTCCCTACTGCGCGGGCGCCTATATCGAGCCCCTGCGTCCGGGCATGGATGACACCACCCCGCTCGACGAGTCGCCGATGTACGTGTCGGCCAAGGCCTCGCGCTACGAGCAGGAAAAGCAGATCGCCACCCTGGCCGGCGACGTGGTTCTGCGCCAGTCCGGCATGCAGGTCGAGGCCGACGAGGCCAGCCTGCACCAGGCCGAAAACCGCGGCGAGCTGGTCGGCAACGTGCGCCTGCGCGACAAGGGCACGCTGGTGGTCGGTGACCGCGCCGAGCTGCAACTCGACAACGGCGAAGCCCGTATCGACAACGCCGAATACGTGATGCATCAGGCTCACGTGCGCGGCAGCGCGCTCTACGCCAAGCGTGAAGAGACCGCGATCATCCGCCTCAAGGACGGCACCTACACCCGCTGCGAGCCGGGTGACAATGCCTGGCACCTGAAGGGCAACAACGTCACCCTGAACCCGGCGACCGGATTCGGTACCGCGACCAACGTGACACTGCGGGTCAAGGACATTCCGGTGTTCTACACCCCGTACATCTATTTCCCGATCGACGACCGTCGCCAGTCCGGCTTCCTGCCGCCGAGCATGGGCACCTCCAGCGACAACGGCTTCTCGCTGCAGACCCCCTACTACTTCAACCTGGCGCCGAACTACGACGCCACGCTCTACCCCACCTATATGGCCAAGCGTGGCCTGCTGATGGAAGGCGAATTCCGCTACCTGACCGAGAGCAGCGAAGGCCAGGTCGGCGGTGCATGGCTCAACGACCAGGAAGACGAGCGCAAGCTGCAGTCCGAATACGAAGACCAGCGCTGGATGTACAGCTGGCAGCACAAGCAGGGCCTGAATTCGCGCCTGCTGGCCGAAGTCGACTACACCGACATCAGCGACCCCTACTACTTCCAGGATCTCGATACCGACCTGGGTATCGAAACGACCACCTACGTGAACCAGCGCGGCACGCTGACTTATCGTGGCGACAGCTATCGCGCTCGCCTGAATCTGCATGCGTATGAGCTGGCAAACATCACCGACGTAACGCCATACGACCGCCTGCCGCAGATCACCCTCGACGGCAAGCTGCCGTTCAACCCGGGTGGCCTGGACTTCACTTACGGCACCGAGTACGTACGCTTCGATCGCGATCTGCGTTCGGGCTTCTTCATCAACGAAGACGGCGTCGCCGAACAAAGCTGGTATGACACGCGTATTCGCGGCCTGGCGCGTGCTACCGGTGAACGAGTACATCTCGAGCCTGCTGTCAGCCTGCCGCTGGATTGGACCTGGGGCTTTATCAAGCCGCAGGTCAAATACATGCAGACCCATTACGACATCAGCCTGGACCAGCAGGGCAAGAACACTCTGCTTGCCGAGCAGACCTACAAGGGTACGCAAAATCGCGGCGTCGGTCTGTTCAGCGTCGACAGCGGCCTGTACTTCGACCGCAACACCCAGCTGTTCGGCAAGGACTTCCGCCAGACCCTGGAGCCGCGCGCCTTTTATCTCTACGTACCGGAAGAGGATCAGACCGACATTCCGATCTTCGACACTGGCGAGCCGACCTTCAGCTACGCCTCGCTGTGGCGCGAGAACCGCTTCAGCGGCAAGGACCGTATCGGCGACGAGAACAAGCTGTCGCTGGGCGTGACCAGCCGCTGGATCGAGCCCAACGGCTTCGAGCGCCAGCGCTTCAGCATCGGCCAGGCCTTCTACTTCGAGGATCGCAAGGTACAACTGGCAGGTATCGATTACCGCGGCCGCCAGGACGCGACCTCGGACGTATCGCCTTACGCGCTGGAGTACCTGTATCGCTTCAACCGCGACTGGCGCTTCTCCTCCACCTTCAACTGGGATCCGGACCAGCACGCCACCCGCTCGGGCAGCGCAATGTTCCACTACCAGCCGGAAGACAACCCGAACAAGGTGGTCAACCTGGGCTATCGCTATCGTAACGACACCGTGCGCTACGACCGCGACAGCGGCACCTGGACCACCAACCCGGACTATGGCACCCCGGGCAGCCCCAACTACATCAAGAACTACTACAAGATCGACCAGCATGACTTCTCCGTCATCTGGCCGCTGGTTCCACAGTGGAGCCTGATCTCGCGCTGGCAGTACGACTACGGCCGCAACCGTACCCTGGAAGCCTTCGGTGGCTTCGAGTACGACAGCTGCTGCTGGAAGCTGCGCCTGATCAACCGCTACTGGATCGACTACGACGAAGTCAGCCTCAACCCATCGCGCAACGACGAGCCGGACCGCGGCATCTTCCTGCAGATCGTCCTCAAGGGCCTCGGCGGCGTTGTTGGCAACAAGGTGGAAACTTTCCTCGACCAAGGCATTCAAGGTTACCGTGAACGTGAAGACCAAGCTTTCTGA